A genome region from Arachis duranensis cultivar V14167 chromosome 8, aradu.V14167.gnm2.J7QH, whole genome shotgun sequence includes the following:
- the LOC107460727 gene encoding NAD(P)H-quinone oxidoreductase subunit M, chloroplastic: MATSCSYMVSTRLSMLGWSGGGKKELRNRRASFISAQQQQTDVEEAESVKAPPQEEQEQEQAESSRSWKPKGTKPRPVEPQLNVKSKNMTREYGGQWLSCTTRHIRIFAAYIDPVTCEFDQTQMDKLTLILDPSNEFVWKPDTCNLVYSYFQELVDHYEGAPLTEYTLRLIGSDLEHYIRKLLYDGVIKYNMDAKVLNFSMGKPRIMFNNDNQLEEPPEK, translated from the exons ATGGCCACAAGTTGTTCGTACATGGTGTCAACAAGATTATCCATGCTTGGTTGGAGTGGAGGAGGAAAAAAAGAACTCAGGAACAGAAGAGCATCCTTCATTTCAGCTCAGCAGCAACAAACAGATGTGGAGGAAGCAGAGAGTGTGAAGGCACCGCCGCAGGAAGAGCAAGAGCAAGAGCAAGCAGAGAGCAGCCGGAGTTGGAAGCCGAAAGGGACGAAGCCAAGGCCGGTGGAGCCGCAGCTGAATGTTAAGAGCAAGAACATGACCAGGGAGTATGGAGGGCAGTGGCTGAGTTGCACCACCCGCCATATAAGGATCTTTGCGGCCTACATTGATCCGGTGACTTGCGAGTTTGATCAAACCCAAATGGATAAGCTCACCCTTATTCTTGATCCCAGTAATGAATTTGTGTGGAAACCTGACACATGCAACTTGGTCTATTCTTACTTCCAAGAGCTTGTGGATCACTACGAG GGTGCTCCATTAACAGAATACACACTTCGCCTAATTGGTTCGGACCTAGAGCACTATATAAGGAAGCTGCTATATGATGGTGTCATCAAGTACAACATGGACGCTAAGGTTCTGAATTTCAGCATGGGAAAGCCACGCATCATGTTCAACAATGATAACCAACTTGAAGAGCCACCGGAGAAATGA
- the LOC107460707 gene encoding uncharacterized protein LOC107460707 isoform X2: MLEGEPKENATSVVPISTETSILAVENVQGEKINLQDVGENHQKRVCVQRSPDCVIPKTSKDQSSFFPRSKPFTSSSRSLKPRTWLRTGNNYPGSFSGSKPSLITSPPNKLIPQMKGNTQNTLYTRKGNSLVRKVIPVSASTSTSVANQSPSLGFDNFGKSIRSECMVNVPGQPGALKTGVNDVPLKGHIILPLPTDTKLESGSSPFTENLTLGCSEFAADPKNVGETNDAAKSYEELCKYSETYENQIGSDNRGAGQVEISSSIAKRIVYMKPKSNKLVASLDSSNLSVSTDGKTQTAYSNGYYKKSKNQIIRTSFVSHISPTVTMQDSNVNSDGPSDSKEICSRFTKKWSQKVAGTLCKPLKAPLVGTLSSKNNTGSGHYRKILPHFFQWKRSTFRRRFVHNRDLSSNSTPSSANRKRDAVYTRSTHGFSHWKPKVLHAGGSIKGSKFAGRHSEKVNEEALAVAVLERKTREQKDVACNSSQAKGLAAKEGSIQRRLVIGENVYFQIGKGNQLIRDPKNRTRILANEKVRWSLHTARQRLARKQKYCQFFTRFGKCNKDDGKCPYIHDPSKVVVCTKFLNGLCSNGNCKLTHKVIPERMPDCSYFLQGLCTNRSCPYRHVNVNPKASICGEFLRGYCADGNECRKKHSYVCPTFEAMGNCEEGTKCKLHHPKKLSKEKKRKRSRDENVGRRRYFGSVLTDIKETGLMVAQRQWQQSHDKDGDVADYIGFEVEESVDQPYEQATPCNNDIWDLQLDNLDEPIRPVLTLKNIFMAQSSSV; this comes from the exons ATGTTGGAAGGTGAACCGAAAGAAAATGCCACTTCAGTTGTGCCAATCAGTACGGAGACAAGCATTTTGGCTGTTGAAAATGTTCAgggagaaaaaattaatttacagGACGTTGGGGAAAATCATCAGAAGAGAGTTTGTGTGCAAAGATCTCCAGATTGTGTCATTCCTAAAACTTCAAAGGACCAGTCCTCCTTTTTTCCCCGATCAAAGCCATTTACTTCTTCATCCCGTTCATTAAAACCTCGAACCTGGCTTCGAACAGGTAATAATTATCCTGGTTCTTTTTCTGGAAGCAAGCCTTCGTTGATAACTAGTCCTCCTAACAAGTTAATTCCACAAATGAAAGGGAACACTCAAAATACTCTTTATACCCGTAAGGGTAACAGTCTTGTTCGGAAAGTTATCCCTGTTTCTGCTTCAACATCAACATCCGTTGCTAACCAGTCACCATCTTTGGGCTTTGACAACTTTGGAAAGAGCATCAGATCTGAATGCATGGTTAATGTTCCAGGTCAACCAGGTGCTTTGAAAACTGGAGTAAATGATGTTCCTTTGAAGGGTCACATAATACTTCCACTACCCACTGACACCAAATTGGAGAGTGGATCTTCCCCATTTACAGAGAATCTTACACTTGGTTGCTCTGAATTTGCAGCTGATCCTAAGAATGTTGGAGAAACTAATGATGCCGCAAAATCTTATGAGGAATTGTGCAAATATTCTGAAACATACGAAAATCAAATTGGTTCAGACAATCGTGGGGCTGGCCAAGTTGagatttcttcttcaattgcaAAGAGAATAGTATATATGAAGCCCAAGTCAAATAAATTAGTTGCATCTTTGGATTCTAGTAATCTCTCTGTCTCTACTGATGGCAAGACTCAAACAGCATACTCCAATGGCTACTACAAGAAGAGCAAAAATCAGATAATAAGGACTTCATTTGTTAGTCATATCAGCCCAACAGTTACAATGCAAGATAGTAATGTAAATTCTGATGGTCCATCGGATTCTAAAGAGATTTGCAGCAGGTTTACAAAGAAGTGGTCGCAAAAAG TTGCTGGGACCTTGTGCAAACCTTTAAAAGCCCCACTTGTTGGGACCCTTTCATCAAAAAACAACACTGGCTCAGGGCATTATCGGAAGATTTTGCCTCACTTTTTTCAATGGAAAAGATCAACATTTCGAAGAAGATTTGTTCACAATCGTGATTTAAGCTCCAATTCTACTCCCTCATCAGCAAACAG GAAGAGGGATGCTGTTTACACTAGATCAACCCATGGGTTTTCTCATTGGAAACCTAAGGTATTACATGCTGGTGGATCCATAAAAGGGTCCAAATTTGCTGGCAGGCACTCTGAGAAGGTTAATGAG GAAGCACTTGCTGTTGCTGTGTTGGAGAGGAAAACAAGAGAACAGAAAGATGTTGCTTGTAACAGTTCTCAGGCAAAAG GCTTGGCTGCCAAAGAAGGTTCCATCCAACGAAGATTAGTGATTGGGGAAAATGT GTATTTCCAAATTGGCAAAGGTAATCAGCTTATTAGGGACCCAAAGAATCGGACTCGGATTTTGGCTAATGAAAAAGTTAGATGGAGTCTGCACACTGCTAGACAGCGCCTTGCACGAAAGCAGAAGTACTGTCAGTTTTTTACCAGATTTGGGAAATGTAACAAGGATGATGGGAAGTGTCCTTATATTCATGATCCCTCAAAAGTTGTTGTCTGCACTAAGTTTCTAAATGGTTTATGTTCTAATGGCAACTGCAAATTGACTCATAAG GTTATTCCGGAGAGAATGCCAgattgttcttattttttgcaAG GTTTATGCACAAACAGAAGTTGTCCTTACAGACATGTCAATGTGAATCCTAAGGCTTCTATTTGTGGAGAATTTCTCAGGGGCTATTGTGCCGATGGAAATGAG TGTCGGAAGAAGCATAGCTATGTCTGTCCAACCTTCGAAGCAATGGGAAACTGCGAAGAAGGAACCAAATGCAAGCTTCATCACCCGAAGAAACTGagtaaggaaaagaaaaggaagaggtcCAGAGATGAGAATGTTGGTAGACGGCGTTACTTTGGTTCCGTTCTCACTGATATCAAAGAAACTGGGTTAATGGTGGCTCAAAGGCAATGGCAACAGAGTCATGACAAAGACGGAGATGTTGCTGACTATATCGGCTTCGAAGTTGAAGAAAGTGTTGATCAACCATATGAACAGGCAACACCATGTAACAATGATATTTGGGACTTGCAATTGGACAATCTTGATGAACCTATTAGACCTGTTCTTAcgttgaaaaacatttttatggCTCAATCATCTTCAGTCTAG
- the LOC107460707 gene encoding uncharacterized protein LOC107460707 isoform X1, with translation MLEGEPKENATSVVPISTETSILAVENVQGEKINLQDVGENHQKRVCVQRSPDCVIPKTSKDQSSFFPRSKPFTSSSRSLKPRTWLRTGNNYPGSFSGSKPSLITSPPNKLIPQMKGNTQNTLYTRKGNSLVRKVIPVSASTSTSVANQSPSLGFDNFGKSIRSECMVNVPGQPGALKTGVNDVPLKGHIILPLPTDTKLESGSSPFTENLTLGCSEFAADPKNVGETNDAAKSYEELCKYSETYENQIGSDNRGAGQVEISSSIAKRIVYMKPKSNKLVASLDSSNLSVSTDGKTQTAYSNGYYKKSKNQIIRTSFVSHISPTVTMQDSNVNSDGPSDSKEICSRFTKKWSQKVAGTLCKPLKAPLVGTLSSKNNTGSGHYRKILPHFFQWKRSTFRRRFVHNRDLSSNSTPSSANSKKLLLLRKRDAVYTRSTHGFSHWKPKVLHAGGSIKGSKFAGRHSEKVNEEALAVAVLERKTREQKDVACNSSQAKGLAAKEGSIQRRLVIGENVYFQIGKGNQLIRDPKNRTRILANEKVRWSLHTARQRLARKQKYCQFFTRFGKCNKDDGKCPYIHDPSKVVVCTKFLNGLCSNGNCKLTHKVIPERMPDCSYFLQGLCTNRSCPYRHVNVNPKASICGEFLRGYCADGNECRKKHSYVCPTFEAMGNCEEGTKCKLHHPKKLSKEKKRKRSRDENVGRRRYFGSVLTDIKETGLMVAQRQWQQSHDKDGDVADYIGFEVEESVDQPYEQATPCNNDIWDLQLDNLDEPIRPVLTLKNIFMAQSSSV, from the exons ATGTTGGAAGGTGAACCGAAAGAAAATGCCACTTCAGTTGTGCCAATCAGTACGGAGACAAGCATTTTGGCTGTTGAAAATGTTCAgggagaaaaaattaatttacagGACGTTGGGGAAAATCATCAGAAGAGAGTTTGTGTGCAAAGATCTCCAGATTGTGTCATTCCTAAAACTTCAAAGGACCAGTCCTCCTTTTTTCCCCGATCAAAGCCATTTACTTCTTCATCCCGTTCATTAAAACCTCGAACCTGGCTTCGAACAGGTAATAATTATCCTGGTTCTTTTTCTGGAAGCAAGCCTTCGTTGATAACTAGTCCTCCTAACAAGTTAATTCCACAAATGAAAGGGAACACTCAAAATACTCTTTATACCCGTAAGGGTAACAGTCTTGTTCGGAAAGTTATCCCTGTTTCTGCTTCAACATCAACATCCGTTGCTAACCAGTCACCATCTTTGGGCTTTGACAACTTTGGAAAGAGCATCAGATCTGAATGCATGGTTAATGTTCCAGGTCAACCAGGTGCTTTGAAAACTGGAGTAAATGATGTTCCTTTGAAGGGTCACATAATACTTCCACTACCCACTGACACCAAATTGGAGAGTGGATCTTCCCCATTTACAGAGAATCTTACACTTGGTTGCTCTGAATTTGCAGCTGATCCTAAGAATGTTGGAGAAACTAATGATGCCGCAAAATCTTATGAGGAATTGTGCAAATATTCTGAAACATACGAAAATCAAATTGGTTCAGACAATCGTGGGGCTGGCCAAGTTGagatttcttcttcaattgcaAAGAGAATAGTATATATGAAGCCCAAGTCAAATAAATTAGTTGCATCTTTGGATTCTAGTAATCTCTCTGTCTCTACTGATGGCAAGACTCAAACAGCATACTCCAATGGCTACTACAAGAAGAGCAAAAATCAGATAATAAGGACTTCATTTGTTAGTCATATCAGCCCAACAGTTACAATGCAAGATAGTAATGTAAATTCTGATGGTCCATCGGATTCTAAAGAGATTTGCAGCAGGTTTACAAAGAAGTGGTCGCAAAAAG TTGCTGGGACCTTGTGCAAACCTTTAAAAGCCCCACTTGTTGGGACCCTTTCATCAAAAAACAACACTGGCTCAGGGCATTATCGGAAGATTTTGCCTCACTTTTTTCAATGGAAAAGATCAACATTTCGAAGAAGATTTGTTCACAATCGTGATTTAAGCTCCAATTCTACTCCCTCATCAGCAAACAG CAAGAAATTGCTTCTTTTAAGGAAGAGGGATGCTGTTTACACTAGATCAACCCATGGGTTTTCTCATTGGAAACCTAAGGTATTACATGCTGGTGGATCCATAAAAGGGTCCAAATTTGCTGGCAGGCACTCTGAGAAGGTTAATGAG GAAGCACTTGCTGTTGCTGTGTTGGAGAGGAAAACAAGAGAACAGAAAGATGTTGCTTGTAACAGTTCTCAGGCAAAAG GCTTGGCTGCCAAAGAAGGTTCCATCCAACGAAGATTAGTGATTGGGGAAAATGT GTATTTCCAAATTGGCAAAGGTAATCAGCTTATTAGGGACCCAAAGAATCGGACTCGGATTTTGGCTAATGAAAAAGTTAGATGGAGTCTGCACACTGCTAGACAGCGCCTTGCACGAAAGCAGAAGTACTGTCAGTTTTTTACCAGATTTGGGAAATGTAACAAGGATGATGGGAAGTGTCCTTATATTCATGATCCCTCAAAAGTTGTTGTCTGCACTAAGTTTCTAAATGGTTTATGTTCTAATGGCAACTGCAAATTGACTCATAAG GTTATTCCGGAGAGAATGCCAgattgttcttattttttgcaAG GTTTATGCACAAACAGAAGTTGTCCTTACAGACATGTCAATGTGAATCCTAAGGCTTCTATTTGTGGAGAATTTCTCAGGGGCTATTGTGCCGATGGAAATGAG TGTCGGAAGAAGCATAGCTATGTCTGTCCAACCTTCGAAGCAATGGGAAACTGCGAAGAAGGAACCAAATGCAAGCTTCATCACCCGAAGAAACTGagtaaggaaaagaaaaggaagaggtcCAGAGATGAGAATGTTGGTAGACGGCGTTACTTTGGTTCCGTTCTCACTGATATCAAAGAAACTGGGTTAATGGTGGCTCAAAGGCAATGGCAACAGAGTCATGACAAAGACGGAGATGTTGCTGACTATATCGGCTTCGAAGTTGAAGAAAGTGTTGATCAACCATATGAACAGGCAACACCATGTAACAATGATATTTGGGACTTGCAATTGGACAATCTTGATGAACCTATTAGACCTGTTCTTAcgttgaaaaacatttttatggCTCAATCATCTTCAGTCTAG
- the LOC107460709 gene encoding protein kinase STUNTED, giving the protein MMTCPVEGGGSGGRTVVVGVKLDSPSKELLTWALVKVSQSGDTVVALHVLDQHEIVNKDGKSSLLSLVKAFDPVLAVYEGFCNLKQVDLKLKICRGSSVKKILVREAIAYSATHLVLGTCHGHHKIRSSTSVAKYCAKKLSKDCCVLAVNNGKVVFKSDGLPDTAAPDSQGHRNGLLGSIHWKISKSTKVLSDESAESDAGKSTGQFSDHSLAKILMDTTEFDRKDSCSVCDPILALPPPDSCHQSAEEESCSDRGCDNSLAIVPVPTMDAAPPELKPGWPLLHQRISSETQFPDRLSARQISVVQWAMRLPSRNLSYASDQDRKPQDESVPLDSETGAVVPVDYGIVTVSLPEPNSKSIPLELASLHEKYSSSCRLFEYQELVSATSNFLPENLIGKGGSSEVYRGCLPDGQELAVKILKPSDEVLKEFLLEIEIITTLNHKNIISLLGFCFENGNLLLVYDLLSRGSLEENLHGSKKNSLVFGWNERYKVAMGVAEALDYLHCKGDQPVIHRDVKSSNVLLSEDFEPKLSDFGLAKWASTSSSQITCTDVAGTFGYLAPEYFMYGKVHDKIDVYAFGVVLLELLSGRKPISGDFPKGQESLIMWASPLLDSGKVLQLLDPTLGDNYDHEEMERMVLAATLCLRRAPRARPKMSLISKLLHGDADVIKWARSEINVKKAPEMLEDEACPPSNLQSHLNLALLDVEDDLLSMCSVEQHVSLEDYLRGRWSRSSSFD; this is encoded by the exons ATGATGACGTGTCCGGTGGAGGGAGGTGGCTCCGGCGGGAGGACGGTGGTGGTTGGGGTGAAATTGGATTCTCCGAGCAAGGAGCTTCTTACGTGGGCATTGGTCAAAGTTTCTCAGTCTGGTGATACTGTTGTTGCTCTGCATGTTCTTGATCAACATG AAATTGTGAATAAAGATGGGAAATCGTCGTTGCTTTCGCTTGTGAAGGCCTTTGATCCTGTTCTAGCTGTTTATGAAGGTTTCTGCAATTTGAAACAG GTGGATCTCAAGCTCAAAATTTGCCGTGGTTCATCAGTGAAGAAGATTTTGGTCAGGGAAGCCATTGCTTATTCTGCAACTCATCTTGTGCTGGGAACATGCCATGGTCACCATAAAATCCGGTCATCCACCTCTGTGGCTAAGTACTGTGCCAAGAAGTTGTCTAAGGACTGTTGTGTTCTTGCTGTTAACAATGGGAAAGTTGTCTTCAAGAGTGATGGCTTGCCGGATACGGCTGCCCCCGACTCACAAG GTCACAGAAATGGTTTGCTTGGTTCAATTCACTGGAAAATCAGTAAGAGTACAAAAGTGCTAAGTGATGAGAGTGCAGAGAGTGATGCTGGCAAGAGTACTGGCCAATTTTCCGATCACAGTTTGGCGAAGATTTTAATGGATACTACTGAGTTTGATAGAAAAGATAGCTGCTCGGTTTGTGATCCAATCCTGGCATTGCCGCCTCCAGACTCTTGCCACCAATCTGCAGAAGAAGAATCTTGCAGTGATCGTGGTTGTGATAATTCCTTGGCTATAGTGCCTGTTCCGACCATGGATGCCGCACCACCTGAATTGAAACCAGGCTGGCCACTACTTCACCAGAGAATCTCATCAGAAACTCAGTTTCCTGATAGACTATCGGCACGCCAGATCTCTGTGGTCCAGTGGGCAATGAGGTTGCCTAGTAGGAATCTTTCATATGCTTCGGATCAAGATCGTAAGCCTCAAGATGAATCTGTGCCTTTGGATAGTGAAACTGGTGCTGTTGTTCCAGTAGATTATGGAATAGTGACTGTTTCTTTGCCTGAACCGAACTCAAAAAGTATTCCTCTTGAATTGGCCAGCCTTCATGAGAAATACTCGTCAAGTTGCAGATTGTTCGAGTACCAAGAACTTGTATCAGCAACATCAAATTTCTTGCCTG AGAACTTGATTGGGAAAGGAGGAAGTAGTGAGGTTTATAGAGGGTGCCTTCCTGATGGACAGGAACTTGCAGTGAAGATCCTAAAGCCTTCTGATGAGGTTTTAAAGGAGTTTCTTCTTGAAATAGAAATTATCACTACCTTGAATCATAAAAACATTATATCTCTTCTTGGATTCTGCTTTGAGAATGGGAATCTTCTTCTTGTCTATGATTTATTATCAAGAGGAAGCCTTGAAGAAAACCTTCATG GAAGTAAGAAAAATTCTCTTGTGTTTGGTTGGAATGAGAGATATAAGGTTGCGATGGGTGTTGCCGAGGCTTTGGATTATCTGCACTGCAAAGGTGATCAGCCTGTGATCCATCGCGATGTAAAATCATCAAATGTATTATTATCTGAGGATTTTGAACCCAAG CTCTCTGATTTTGGACTTGCTAAATGGGCATCAACTTCATCATCACAGATAACTTGCACAGATGTTGCTGGAACCTTTGG CTACCTGGCTCCTGAATACTTCATGTATGGCAAAGTACATGATAAGATCGACGTCTATGCTTTCGGTGTCGTGCTCCTTGAGCTTCTTTCAGGAAGGAAGCCCATAAGTGGTGATTTTCCAAAAGGTCAAGAGAGTCTTATCATGTGG GCAAGTCCACTTCTAGATAGTGGAAAAGTGTTGCAACTGTTAGATCCCACTTTGGGCGATAACTATGATCATGAGGAGATGGAAAGAATGGTCTTAGCAGCCACACTTTGTTTAAGGCGTGCTCCGAGAGCTAGGCCTAAAATGAGCCTT ATTTCTAAGCTCCTTCATGGTGATGCTGATGTAATCAAGTGGGCAAGGTCGGAAATTAATGTGAAGAAAGCACCGGAAATGCTTGAAGATGAAGCGTGTCCACCGAGCAACCTGCAGTCACATCTTAACCTTGCACTCCTTGATGTGGAAGATGACTTGCTCTCCATGTGTAGTGTCGAGCAGCACGTCTCTTTGGAGGACTACTTGAGAGGCCGGTGGAGCCGCTCCTCGAGCTTTGACTGA